One Kitasatospora sp. NBC_01287 DNA window includes the following coding sequences:
- a CDS encoding DsbA family oxidoreductase: MKVEIYSDIACPWCYIGKRRFDQALERFAGQGEVEVVFRPYQLVPDAPATASPHRAWLAERYGPQSRAMDDRVTELGKAEGIDYDFDAALHANTFLGHRLLHLAETEYGPAAQGVLKEALLKAHFTDGVDVGDRAALTEVAVAAGLDRARVTEYLAGEEGAREVREQLAEARQLGISAVPTFVFEGQWAVQGGQDADTFLKVLQQVAAESQGGAEHSSGAEQGGTEHGEACADGACAV, encoded by the coding sequence ATGAAGGTCGAGATCTACAGCGACATCGCGTGCCCGTGGTGCTACATCGGCAAGCGCCGCTTCGATCAGGCCCTGGAGCGCTTCGCCGGCCAGGGTGAGGTCGAGGTGGTCTTCCGGCCCTACCAGCTGGTACCGGACGCTCCCGCCACCGCGAGCCCGCACCGCGCCTGGCTCGCCGAGCGGTACGGCCCGCAGTCGCGGGCGATGGACGACCGGGTGACCGAGCTGGGCAAGGCCGAGGGCATCGACTACGACTTCGACGCCGCGCTGCACGCCAACACCTTCCTCGGCCACCGGCTGCTGCACCTCGCCGAGACGGAGTACGGGCCGGCCGCGCAGGGGGTGCTCAAGGAGGCGCTGCTCAAGGCGCACTTCACCGACGGGGTGGACGTCGGCGATCGGGCCGCGCTCACCGAGGTCGCGGTGGCGGCAGGGCTCGACCGGGCCCGGGTGACCGAGTACCTCGCGGGCGAGGAGGGGGCGCGGGAGGTGCGCGAGCAGCTCGCCGAGGCGCGGCAGCTGGGGATCAGCGCGGTGCCGACCTTCGTCTTCGAGGGCCAGTGGGCCGTGCAGGGCGGCCAGGACGCGGACACCTTCCTCAAGGTGCTGCAGCAGGTGGCGGCCGAGTCGCAGGGTGGCGCGGAGCACAGCAGCGGCGCGGAGCAGGGCGGTACGGAGCACGGTGAGGCGTGCGCGGACGGCGCCTGCGCGGTCTGA